A section of the Salmo trutta chromosome 4, fSalTru1.1, whole genome shotgun sequence genome encodes:
- the LOC115192941 gene encoding transmembrane protein 80 isoform X1 has protein sequence MAANRAGKSAVVLSSVPLQLLLYLTALYYVFYFLSTLCMIIYKSRVMSYPDDLLTQDVGLLFFMACLELLRLYCGVRGNLQETEGYMWANLAMTVATALLSVYFLVWQLYVMHADVIINAILLSVYGLGGVLGLATLARFTSVYS, from the exons ATGGCGGCGAACAGAGCAG GCAAGTCTGCTGTTGTC CTATCGTCTGTTCCTCTCCAGCTCCTGCTGTACCTGACAGCTCTTTACTATGTCTTCTACTTCCTCTCTACACTCTGCATGATCATCTACAAGA GTCGTGTGATGAGCTACCCTGATGACCTCCTAACCCAGGACGTAGGTCTGCTCTTCTTCATGGCTTGTCTGGAGCTGCTCCGACTCTACTGTG GTGTGAGGGGTAacctgcaggagacagagggtTATATGTGGGCTAACCTGGCCATGACGGTGGCTACGGCCCTGCTGTCTGTCTActtcctggtatggcagctgTACGTGATGCATGCTGACGTCATCATCAACGCCATACTGCTCAGTGTTTACGGACTGGGAGGGGTCCTCGGTCTGGCCACACTGGCTAGATTCACCAG CGTCTACTCCTGA
- the LOC115192941 gene encoding transmembrane protein 80 isoform X2 gives MAANRAGKSAVVLSSVPLQLLLYLTALYYVFYFLSTLCMIIYKSRVMSYPDDLLTQDVGLLFFMACLELLRLYCDPMRELPEKSEIPKVIFLCRCRGITQYCSRASFYVSPTSFQV, from the exons ATGGCGGCGAACAGAGCAG GCAAGTCTGCTGTTGTC CTATCGTCTGTTCCTCTCCAGCTCCTGCTGTACCTGACAGCTCTTTACTATGTCTTCTACTTCCTCTCTACACTCTGCATGATCATCTACAAGA GTCGTGTGATGAGCTACCCTGATGACCTCCTAACCCAGGACGTAGGTCTGCTCTTCTTCATGGCTTGTCTGGAGCTGCTCCGACTCTACTGTG ATCCTATGCGAGAATTGCCAGAAAAATCTGAGATACCCAAAGTGATTTTCCTCTGCCGCTGTCGTGGGATCACCCAATACTGCTCCAGGGCATCGTTCTATGTCTCTCCCACCTCCTTCCAGGTGTGA